One Nicotiana tomentosiformis chromosome 4, ASM39032v3, whole genome shotgun sequence genomic window carries:
- the LOC104090892 gene encoding uncharacterized protein → MRSFVSTSKAIRRLVTHRHVFKQRAGIDNCGWGLGNNVQVRCSSGIAGVPSFVPGCYDAGSKLIKPSSSSLGEVYRIGPLIQSRGFLGCGDGEEGNMLSKVHEERRVLGYSPEQLYAVVAAVDLYEDFLPWCQRSEILRRHPDGSFDAELEIGFKFLVESYVSHVELNKPKYIKTTATDTGLFDHLINIWEFNPGPIPGSCNLHFLVDFKFQSPLYRQVANMFFKEVVSRLVGSFHDRCRVIYGPGVPVHKNTYQQRA, encoded by the exons ATGCGGTCGTTTGTTTCAACATCGAAGGCAATTAGGCGTTTAGTTACGCATCGCCACGTGTTCAAACAAAGAGCGGGGATTGATAATTGTGGTTGGGGATTAGGGAATAATGTTCAAGTTCGATGCTCGAGTGGCATTGCTGGTGTTCCTTCATTTGTTCCTGGTTGTTATGATGCTGGTAGCAAGCTCATTAAGCCTTCATCGTCGTCGTTGGGAGAAGTTTATAGGATTGGGCCTTTAATTCAAAGCAGAGGATTTTTAGGCTGCGGTGATGGGGAAGAGGGGAATATGTTATCCAAAGTACACGAGGAGAGGCGTGTCTTGGG ATACTCTCCAGAGCAGTTATATGCTGTAGTTGCTGCTGTTGACTTGTACGAGGATTTCCTCCCCTGGTGCCAAAGGTCGGAGATTTTAAGACGCCATCCAGATGGATCTTTTGATGCTGAGCTAGAAATTGGCTTCAAATTTCTCGTCGAGAGTTATGTGTCTCATGTGGAACTAAACAAACCAAAATATATCAAG ACAACTGCTACCGATACTGGCCTTTTTGATCATTTGATTAACATCTGGGAGTTCAACCCTGGACCAATTCCAGGATCTTGTAACCTTCACTTTTTGGTGGATTTTAAGTTTCAATCTCCATTATATCGACAG GTAGCAAACATGTTCTTTAAGGAGGTAGTCTCTAGACTAGTTGGTTCATTCCATGATCGTTGCCGTGTAATATATGGACCAGGGGTTCCGGTTCATAAAAATACATATCAACAGAGGGCATGA